From the genome of Nocardia sp. NBC_01503, one region includes:
- a CDS encoding cold-shock protein has protein sequence MLHGTVKWFDSEKGFGFIGPDGGGPDVFVEYTAVQGAGFRSLVEGQRVEFEVRRTKPGPEAVIVRVIAAGF, from the coding sequence ATGCTGCACGGCACTGTGAAATGGTTCGACAGCGAGAAGGGCTTCGGTTTCATCGGCCCCGACGGCGGCGGTCCGGATGTGTTCGTGGAGTACACCGCCGTTCAGGGTGCGGGCTTCCGTTCGTTGGTCGAGGGTCAGCGGGTCGAGTTCGAGGTGCGCCGGACCAAGCCGGGGCCGGAGGCCGTGATCGTGCGCGTCATCGCAGCCGGCTTCTGA
- a CDS encoding ATP-binding protein, producing the protein MYNDVHAATQGCDDHKYTMRISRLAIDKLGIRLYDRVSAVLAELIANSYDADATEVQVSLPWGVTLAGTVRSADEPAYRIVVSDNGHGMTTEEINRHYLMVGSDRRIRTGTDLSRERGRPVMGRKGIGKLAAFGICRTIEVITAGSHPGDEHESGWPVSHIVMDLGDMLSDTERDYYPQPGPLDGTYAAERGTTVILRDFFRKRVNSGTELSRQLASRFGIERSDWRVRVCNCIGQESFTLSDLPIDVMEDTRIDVSRVPVRFGHKFLPVSGWIAYSKQPYRDDAMAGVRIYARGKIVAQTRDFGIPAGFTGEFKLRSYLVGAVHVDWLDDEEDLVRSDRQDIMWNSPRGEALAQWGQALIKEIGRIGEKSIRRRVWEEFVERSRLRETLEAIAPGDRLFRDSVIDAARILVAHKDRASLDDPAHIANMVRLALSLGPQRSLLETLKEIAEDAEPEMDVVVALFERARVAEIYSLGQIASERVAVVDRLRALIDDRRSLERPLQELIESAPWLLAPEWTPLGMNESLKRVRASFERWYTHKFGTTLLTTAIGSPKREPDFVLLHDSGELWIVEIKRMDYHLTDEEYNRAVNYLYELDRFLDENPRIGAQFPRRRLTFIVDHIDRLGPASLSSLMSDQRVDRRTWRELLDATLRAHRDFLDRVYSMRGNEEEEGTARAG; encoded by the coding sequence ATGTACAACGACGTGCATGCGGCCACGCAGGGATGCGACGACCACAAGTACACGATGCGGATCAGCCGCCTGGCCATAGACAAGCTCGGAATCCGCCTCTACGACCGGGTTTCGGCCGTACTCGCCGAACTCATCGCGAACTCCTACGATGCCGACGCCACCGAGGTCCAGGTCTCACTACCGTGGGGCGTGACCCTCGCCGGGACGGTGCGCTCCGCCGATGAGCCCGCATATCGAATCGTGGTGTCCGACAACGGACATGGTATGACCACCGAGGAGATCAACCGGCACTACCTGATGGTCGGATCCGATCGGCGCATCCGCACCGGCACCGATCTGTCCCGGGAGCGCGGGCGACCGGTCATGGGGCGCAAGGGAATCGGCAAGCTCGCCGCGTTCGGCATCTGCCGCACCATCGAGGTCATCACGGCGGGCAGTCACCCCGGGGATGAACACGAATCGGGTTGGCCGGTATCGCATATCGTGATGGATCTCGGCGATATGCTCTCGGACACCGAACGCGACTATTACCCGCAGCCGGGTCCGCTGGACGGCACCTACGCGGCCGAGCGCGGCACCACCGTCATCCTGCGGGACTTCTTCCGCAAGCGGGTGAACAGCGGTACCGAGCTCAGCCGCCAGCTGGCCTCGCGCTTCGGTATCGAGCGCTCGGACTGGCGGGTGCGGGTGTGCAATTGCATCGGCCAGGAGAGCTTCACCCTCAGCGATCTGCCCATCGATGTCATGGAGGACACCCGCATCGATGTGAGCCGGGTGCCGGTGCGCTTCGGGCATAAATTCCTGCCGGTGAGCGGTTGGATCGCGTACTCGAAACAGCCGTACCGCGATGACGCCATGGCGGGCGTGCGTATCTACGCGCGCGGCAAGATCGTCGCCCAGACAAGGGATTTCGGCATTCCCGCCGGATTCACCGGCGAGTTCAAACTGCGCTCGTATCTGGTCGGCGCGGTGCATGTGGACTGGCTCGACGATGAGGAGGACCTGGTCCGCTCCGACCGCCAGGACATCATGTGGAACTCCCCGCGCGGTGAGGCGCTGGCCCAGTGGGGGCAGGCGCTGATCAAGGAGATCGGCCGGATCGGCGAGAAATCCATTCGCCGCCGGGTCTGGGAGGAGTTCGTGGAGCGTTCCCGGCTCCGTGAAACCCTGGAGGCGATCGCGCCGGGGGACCGGTTGTTCCGCGACTCGGTCATCGACGCCGCGCGAATCCTGGTGGCGCACAAGGATCGAGCCTCCCTGGATGATCCCGCGCATATCGCGAATATGGTCCGCCTGGCCCTCTCGCTCGGCCCGCAGCGCAGCCTGCTCGAAACCCTCAAGGAGATAGCCGAGGACGCCGAACCCGAGATGGATGTCGTTGTGGCACTGTTCGAACGGGCCCGGGTCGCCGAGATCTACTCGCTCGGGCAGATCGCCAGCGAACGCGTGGCCGTGGTGGATCGGCTGCGCGCGCTCATCGACGACCGCCGTTCCCTCGAACGCCCGCTGCAGGAGCTCATCGAAAGCGCGCCCTGGCTGCTCGCACCGGAGTGGACGCCGCTGGGTATGAACGAATCGCTCAAACGCGTCCGGGCCAGCTTCGAGCGTTGGTACACACACAAATTCGGCACCACCCTGCTCACCACCGCCATCGGCAGCCCCAAGCGCGAACCCGATTTCGTGCTGCTGCACGATTCGGGCGAGCTGTGGATCGTGGAGATCAAGCGGATGGACTATCACCTCACCGACGAGGAGTACAACCGCGCCGTCAACTATCTCTACGAACTCGATCGTTTTCTCGATGAGAATCCGCGTATCGGCGCCCAGTTCCCGCGCCGCAGACTGACTTTCATCGTCGATCACATCGACCGACTGGGCCCCGCCTCGCTCTCCTCGCTGATGAGCGATCAGCGGGTGGACCGCCGCACCTGGCGCGAATTGCTCGACGCCACGCTGCGCGCGCACCGTGACTTCCTCGACCGCGTCTACTCCATGCGCGGCAACGAGGAGGAAGAGGGCACCGCGCGCGCGGGATAG
- a CDS encoding winged helix-turn-helix transcriptional regulator yields the protein MDARSGCPINATIEVIGDRWSLLVLRDIMFGNRRHFRELLNNSEEGIASNILSDRLKRLTAAGLLSRDDARPGQKAEYRLTEPAIQLVPIMAHLGAWGLRHRPTTHTLRVRAELLEEGGPELWADFMDELREAHLGTPLPKRSGPRATERLAAAYQAALEQDSGR from the coding sequence GTGGACGCTCGCTCGGGATGCCCGATCAACGCGACCATCGAGGTCATCGGTGACAGGTGGAGCCTGCTCGTGCTGCGCGACATCATGTTCGGCAATCGCAGGCACTTCCGGGAGCTGTTGAACAACTCCGAGGAGGGGATCGCCTCGAATATCCTGTCCGATCGTCTCAAGCGGCTCACCGCCGCCGGACTGCTCAGCCGCGATGACGCGCGCCCGGGGCAGAAGGCGGAGTACCGGCTCACCGAACCCGCCATCCAACTCGTGCCGATCATGGCGCACCTCGGCGCGTGGGGTCTGCGGCACCGCCCGACCACGCACACCCTGCGCGTGCGTGCCGAACTGCTCGAGGAGGGCGGCCCGGAACTCTGGGCGGATTTCATGGACGAACTCCGCGAGGCGCACCTCGGCACACCGCTGCCCAAGCGCTCCGGACCCCGCGCCACCGAACGCCTCGCGGCCGCGTACCAGGCCGCCCTGGAACAGGATTCGGGCCGGTAA
- a CDS encoding dihydrofolate reductase family protein, translated as MPKLRVHNLSISLDGYIAGPDQGPDNPLGVGGMDLHKWVFDTDFGRAMSGEAPTGAGGLDQQYALAGEVNIGATIMGRNMFGPVRDEWPDHSWTGWWGPNPPYHHDTFVLTHHPRPALEMEGGTVFHFVDDTPEAVLKRAFEAAGGQDVRLGGGASAVRQFMRAGLVDELHLAQVPILLGAGEKIYDDPATFAGYECTRLESSDRVTHLTFTRQGGERRPRRRTDRVAVASGPDKDAAARGRRHSGYRIARAH; from the coding sequence ATGCCGAAACTTCGAGTCCACAACCTGTCGATCTCCCTGGACGGTTACATCGCCGGACCGGATCAGGGGCCGGACAATCCCCTGGGCGTCGGCGGAATGGACCTGCACAAGTGGGTCTTCGACACCGACTTCGGACGTGCGATGTCCGGCGAAGCGCCGACCGGAGCGGGCGGGCTCGACCAGCAGTACGCCCTCGCCGGTGAGGTGAACATCGGCGCAACCATCATGGGGCGCAATATGTTCGGACCTGTGCGCGACGAATGGCCGGACCATTCCTGGACCGGCTGGTGGGGCCCTAACCCGCCCTACCACCACGACACCTTCGTCCTGACCCACCACCCGCGCCCCGCGCTGGAGATGGAGGGCGGCACCGTCTTCCACTTCGTGGACGACACCCCCGAGGCGGTCCTGAAGCGAGCCTTCGAAGCCGCGGGCGGACAGGATGTGCGCCTCGGCGGCGGCGCGTCCGCGGTCCGGCAGTTCATGCGCGCGGGATTGGTCGACGAACTCCACTTGGCGCAGGTCCCGATCCTGCTGGGCGCGGGCGAGAAGATCTACGACGATCCGGCGACATTCGCGGGGTATGAATGCACCCGGCTCGAGTCATCGGACAGGGTGACCCACCTGACGTTCACGCGCCAGGGCGGTGAGCGCCGCCCGCGTCGTCGCACCGACCGCGTCGCGGTCGCGTCGGGACCAGATAAGGATGCGGCCGCCCGTGGGCGCCGACATTCCGGATATCGCATTGCCCGCGCACACTGA
- a CDS encoding MBL fold metallo-hydrolase has product MARSPIQGGLAGSVRRGLAGPVQRGLSTLAQRVATPPIPVPTLADTITARQRFFGVDAVDADTGAARSDQVILSWFGCASFAVALGGSVFLLDAWVPRGATSGYVPTTPAEVAALRPAAIFIGHGHFDHAADAGPIAQASGAVVHGTAEHCATARKQVPGTPEFRCVELGSSASLPGDRYDFELAPGVSVTAIRHIHSARTSRYEGADACDPVKPTPALRDIRSYPPSLADTAHLLRRLTDPEGGVLLYQFRTDTFTLTWHDSSGPLSDKAPRVVEVLRTLPESDVHVGAVQGYNQFTNGLRDPRTYIEALRPKVFVPNHHDNWLPLITARGEAFRAPMEAELSRMTTVPELRMLLDPTDYIVPGRLSFPAK; this is encoded by the coding sequence GTGGCGCGCAGTCCTATTCAAGGCGGTCTGGCCGGGTCGGTTCGGCGCGGGCTCGCGGGCCCTGTCCAGCGTGGCCTGAGCACATTGGCGCAGCGGGTCGCGACTCCGCCTATTCCGGTGCCGACGCTCGCGGACACGATCACCGCACGACAGCGCTTCTTCGGGGTGGATGCGGTCGACGCCGACACCGGCGCCGCGCGTTCGGACCAGGTGATCCTGAGCTGGTTCGGCTGCGCGAGTTTCGCCGTGGCACTGGGTGGTTCGGTATTCCTGCTGGACGCCTGGGTGCCCCGCGGCGCGACCTCGGGATACGTCCCGACCACGCCCGCCGAGGTCGCGGCGCTCCGCCCCGCCGCGATCTTCATCGGCCACGGGCACTTCGATCACGCCGCCGACGCCGGACCGATCGCGCAGGCCAGCGGCGCGGTAGTGCACGGCACCGCCGAACACTGCGCCACCGCGCGCAAACAGGTGCCCGGCACGCCCGAATTTCGTTGCGTAGAACTGGGTTCCAGCGCTTCCCTCCCCGGCGACCGCTACGATTTCGAACTCGCACCCGGTGTTTCGGTGACCGCGATCCGCCACATCCACTCGGCGCGCACCTCCCGGTACGAGGGCGCGGACGCCTGCGACCCGGTGAAACCGACCCCCGCCCTCCGCGATATCCGTTCGTACCCACCATCTCTCGCCGACACCGCGCACCTGCTCCGCCGACTCACCGACCCCGAAGGCGGCGTCCTGCTCTACCAATTCCGCACCGACACCTTCACCCTCACCTGGCACGACTCCTCCGGCCCGTTATCGGACAAGGCACCGCGGGTGGTGGAGGTCCTGCGCACCCTCCCCGAATCCGACGTCCACGTGGGCGCGGTCCAGGGCTACAACCAATTCACCAACGGCCTACGAGACCCCCGCACCTACATAGAAGCCCTCCGCCCCAAGGTCTTCGTCCCCAACCACCACGACAACTGGCTCCCCCTGATAACAGCCCGCGGCGAGGCGTTCCGTGCACCCATGGAAGCCGAATTGTCCCGCATGACAACAGTTCCCGAACTCCGCATGCTCCTGGACCCCACCGACTATATAGTCCCCGGCCGCCTCTCCTTCCCCGCGAAGTAG
- a CDS encoding GNAT family N-acetyltransferase, with translation MFTAEDAAYGFVDEYTPELAIAVSPGLRGTGLGTALMMGLLDAARPSYGAVSLSVRVDNPALRLYERLGFTVVPDTELAHDGTTSVTMVLRFR, from the coding sequence CTGTTCACCGCGGAGGATGCCGCGTACGGGTTCGTCGACGAGTACACGCCGGAACTCGCCATCGCGGTGTCGCCGGGGCTGCGCGGCACTGGGTTGGGGACCGCGCTCATGATGGGACTGCTCGATGCTGCGCGGCCGAGCTACGGCGCGGTGAGTTTGAGTGTGCGAGTGGATAATCCGGCGTTGAGGCTGTACGAGCGGCTGGGGTTCACGGTTGTACCCGACACCGAGCTGGCGCATGACGGGACCACGAGCGTGACCATGGTGTTGCGGTTTCGGTGA
- a CDS encoding NaeI family type II restriction endonuclease produces MKHGAEGEFREVLIQHLDEAGDQQIGLSEAAEERANTTTHVDAALELVEAELRRLDPDGTKIARVLRDTIDQLLNGEVTGRYDWKTLMKTEKTHAGTLVEINLQREFQFADGLVMDYKIAGQEVDCKYSQRFGGWMIPPEALGHLCLLVWADDYMSKWSAGLVRIEKDMLNIGNNRDLKLTIRAEARSKIVWLWHCSDLPENILLHLDEPIRRQILIEGTRKGQARVIELFRLVRGRRIWRGVVRTVAQQVDYMARVREGSPGRARPKLRHEGIIILGDYPVHQAIAADLGGPVPRRGEFVAHRVVRALPQHGDRPRAKIAGEFWVVAKEDEPTTGPAPLLPDPQGA; encoded by the coding sequence GTGAAGCATGGGGCTGAAGGGGAATTTCGCGAGGTGCTGATCCAGCACCTGGACGAAGCCGGTGACCAGCAAATCGGGCTATCCGAAGCTGCAGAGGAGAGAGCGAACACTACGACCCATGTTGATGCCGCACTCGAACTGGTCGAAGCCGAGTTGAGGCGCCTGGATCCGGACGGAACTAAGATCGCGAGGGTCCTCCGCGACACGATTGACCAGCTCCTCAACGGAGAAGTCACTGGCCGATACGACTGGAAAACCCTTATGAAGACGGAGAAAACGCACGCTGGAACGCTCGTCGAGATCAATCTCCAGCGAGAATTTCAGTTCGCCGACGGTCTGGTCATGGACTACAAAATCGCTGGACAAGAGGTCGATTGCAAGTACTCCCAGCGGTTCGGTGGTTGGATGATTCCGCCAGAAGCGCTAGGTCATCTCTGCCTGCTGGTGTGGGCCGATGACTACATGAGCAAGTGGAGCGCCGGACTCGTGCGCATCGAGAAAGACATGCTCAACATCGGAAACAATCGCGATCTCAAGCTGACAATCCGCGCTGAAGCTCGTAGCAAAATCGTGTGGCTCTGGCATTGCAGCGACCTCCCCGAAAACATCCTCCTCCACCTCGATGAGCCCATACGCCGACAGATCCTGATCGAAGGAACACGCAAAGGTCAGGCCCGCGTCATCGAGTTGTTCCGTCTGGTCCGCGGGCGGCGGATCTGGCGTGGTGTCGTCCGCACGGTCGCGCAACAGGTCGACTACATGGCTCGCGTGAGAGAAGGCAGCCCGGGTAGAGCACGTCCGAAACTACGGCACGAAGGCATCATCATCCTTGGCGACTACCCCGTTCACCAGGCCATAGCCGCAGATCTGGGCGGCCCAGTCCCTCGGCGCGGTGAGTTCGTAGCTCACCGCGTGGTACGCGCGTTGCCCCAGCACGGCGATCGACCACGTGCAAAGATCGCAGGCGAATTCTGGGTAGTAGCCAAAGAAGACGAACCCACAACCGGACCAGCTCCACTACTGCCCGACCCGCAGGGCGCTTGA
- a CDS encoding very short patch repair endonuclease, translated as MRANRRTDTKPELALRRELHRLGYRYRKDLRLDLGAVKVRPDIVFTARKVAIFVDGCFWHVCPEHGRQPTTNEWYWAPKLRRTMERDRAANAALSEAGWQVVRLWEHENLDSAIAAVTRVLGGTEHVSDHMG; from the coding sequence ATGCGAGCCAACCGCCGGACTGACACCAAACCGGAGCTCGCGCTGCGCCGTGAGCTGCATCGGCTTGGCTACCGGTATCGCAAGGATCTCAGACTCGACCTCGGAGCTGTGAAGGTCCGGCCCGATATCGTCTTCACGGCGCGCAAGGTTGCCATCTTTGTCGACGGCTGTTTCTGGCACGTCTGCCCGGAACACGGCCGTCAGCCGACGACGAACGAATGGTATTGGGCCCCAAAGCTTCGCCGCACCATGGAGCGCGACCGCGCCGCGAATGCCGCACTGTCCGAAGCTGGTTGGCAGGTCGTCCGTCTCTGGGAGCACGAGAATCTGGACAGCGCTATTGCGGCTGTCACGAGAGTCTTGGGCGGAACCGAACATGTGAGCGATCATATGGGATAG
- a CDS encoding DNA cytosine methyltransferase, whose translation MTRMKAPAEAAAAREEPRYTSIEICAGAGGQAVGLHQAGFGHLALVEIDKHAVETLELNIQDHEVWAWERENCDILATDVKEFNPFEDLKKRAEPLKPGELDLLAGGVPCPPFSHAGKQLGKDDERDLFPRMLELVDILKPRAVMIENVRGIKDPKFALYRDWITAKLEGGYFLGDDGEFVDEQGLGYKVCKWEVLEASDFGVPQLRPRAILVAFRSDVIEDLKYEWPTATHEDPVSVADSLEATMRERYEQPYFKGAHKTRAKAAFNRWLTTARQRDNELKGKGGGIAPTLVGGSKKHGGADLGPNRAKAAWKQLGVSGMGVANDIETCKVKQTEERDLFGPDGPMLTVRQAAIIQGFPSEWEFTGGKTAQYRQVGNAFPPPVAKAVGQSIIEVLKAADERDRNGN comes from the coding sequence ATGACTCGCATGAAGGCACCTGCCGAAGCAGCCGCTGCGCGGGAAGAGCCCCGGTACACCTCGATCGAGATCTGTGCCGGTGCGGGCGGACAAGCTGTAGGCCTGCATCAGGCCGGATTTGGTCACCTGGCACTGGTTGAGATCGACAAGCACGCAGTCGAGACGCTCGAACTCAATATTCAAGACCATGAGGTCTGGGCTTGGGAGCGCGAAAACTGCGACATACTCGCGACAGATGTCAAGGAATTCAATCCCTTCGAGGATTTGAAGAAGCGGGCTGAGCCCTTGAAGCCTGGGGAGCTCGACCTGCTGGCAGGCGGCGTTCCCTGCCCGCCGTTCTCACATGCGGGCAAGCAGTTGGGCAAGGACGACGAGCGCGACCTCTTTCCTCGCATGCTCGAGCTGGTCGACATTCTCAAACCGCGCGCGGTGATGATCGAGAACGTCCGAGGTATCAAGGATCCGAAATTCGCGCTCTACCGTGACTGGATCACGGCGAAGCTGGAGGGCGGCTACTTCCTTGGCGACGATGGCGAGTTCGTCGACGAGCAAGGCCTCGGGTACAAGGTTTGCAAGTGGGAAGTGCTGGAGGCCAGCGACTTCGGCGTGCCACAGCTGCGCCCTCGTGCCATCCTGGTCGCATTTCGCAGCGATGTCATCGAGGATCTGAAGTACGAATGGCCGACGGCCACCCATGAAGATCCGGTCTCCGTGGCAGACAGCCTCGAAGCCACCATGCGTGAGCGCTACGAACAACCATATTTCAAGGGAGCCCACAAAACTCGAGCCAAAGCTGCATTCAACAGATGGCTCACGACGGCACGTCAGCGCGACAACGAGCTCAAGGGTAAAGGCGGAGGTATCGCGCCCACATTGGTTGGCGGGTCGAAGAAACATGGCGGCGCTGACCTCGGCCCCAACCGGGCCAAGGCTGCGTGGAAACAGCTCGGCGTCTCAGGTATGGGTGTTGCCAATGACATTGAGACCTGCAAGGTCAAGCAAACCGAAGAACGAGACTTGTTCGGCCCCGACGGACCGATGCTGACAGTACGACAGGCTGCAATCATCCAGGGGTTCCCGTCCGAGTGGGAGTTCACCGGCGGGAAGACCGCCCAGTATCGGCAGGTGGGCAATGCCTTCCCACCACCGGTAGCCAAGGCTGTCGGCCAGTCGATTATCGAAGTGCTGAAAGCTGCGGACGAGCGCGATCGGAACGGGAACTGA
- a CDS encoding HNH endonuclease, producing the protein MVRNPAWTRDELILACDLVWQNGWAELCENDPRVRDLSTLLRSLPIHEPRVRDEKFRSLNSVSRKTTDIATRHPDYTGKPTRGGSLDGVVLDDFRSDPAQMHAVADQIRRSAASVVLTIDIAFGGAAVDMDEGVLEGGLLEALYYRRERSPRARKKKIAQFLRHNPRVYCEVCGFDFEAVYGERGKDYIECHHIVPLHVSGETETKLADLILLCSNCHRMVHRGPRWRYTLTSYDRSYPSG; encoded by the coding sequence ATGGTTCGGAACCCGGCGTGGACTCGGGATGAGTTGATCCTGGCATGTGATCTGGTTTGGCAGAACGGGTGGGCCGAACTGTGTGAAAACGACCCGCGGGTGCGGGATTTGTCGACGTTGCTGCGTTCGCTGCCGATCCACGAGCCGAGGGTGCGCGATGAGAAGTTTCGAAGCCTGAACAGCGTGTCGCGCAAGACTACGGACATCGCCACCCGGCATCCGGATTACACCGGAAAACCCACGCGTGGTGGCTCTTTGGATGGCGTGGTGCTGGACGACTTCCGGTCGGACCCAGCTCAGATGCATGCCGTGGCCGACCAGATACGCCGGTCGGCGGCCTCCGTGGTATTGACTATCGACATTGCCTTCGGTGGCGCCGCCGTCGACATGGATGAAGGAGTCCTGGAGGGTGGGCTACTGGAGGCGTTGTACTACCGTCGCGAACGCAGTCCCCGGGCCAGGAAGAAGAAGATTGCTCAATTCCTGCGCCACAATCCCCGGGTGTACTGCGAAGTATGCGGCTTCGACTTCGAAGCGGTGTACGGGGAGCGCGGTAAGGACTACATCGAATGCCATCACATCGTCCCGCTCCATGTATCGGGTGAGACGGAGACGAAGCTCGCCGATCTGATCCTGCTGTGCTCGAACTGCCACAGGATGGTTCATCGCGGGCCGCGATGGCGCTACACCCTGACGAGCTACGACAGATCGTATCCGTCAGGATGA
- a CDS encoding IS3 family transposase (programmed frameshift): MPAKYDEATKAKAVRLVVDHRDDYDSEWAAIKAVSSRLGMTAETLRKWIRQAAVDRGESEGTSTESARVIREQKRKIAELEQTIEILSAATSFFRAGQAPATPLVCEFIAEHRARFPIAAMCRALTGRGVKISPRTFHAWAKRAPSKRALWDTTVTEILAGYYEPDENGKRKPECLYGAEKMWAHLRREGIPVARCTVERLMRANGWRGVVRRKRIRTTEADPAASRAVDLVDRQFRVPAPNLLVVADFTYVRLVTGAFVYTAFVIDAYAGRILGWECSTSKLTAFVESAIRQAAALRVREGHPLIDAIHHSDAGSQYTSVKFGETLMLSGLKPSIGSVGDAFDNALAETTIGLYKTEAVRDDSPFRRGPLHRLADVEQLTHEWVSWFNESRLMHRLGRKPPTEYEDDYYAALTEQPVGDR; encoded by the exons ATGCCAGCGAAGTACGACGAAGCGACCAAGGCCAAGGCTGTGCGGCTGGTCGTCGATCACCGTGATGATTACGACAGCGAGTGGGCCGCGATCAAGGCGGTCTCGTCCCGGCTGGGTATGACTGCGGAGACGCTGCGGAAATGGATCCGCCAGGCCGCGGTCGATCGGGGCGAGTCCGAGGGGACCTCGACGGAGTCGGCCAGGGTCATCCGTGAGCAGAAGCGGAAGATTGCCGAGCTGGAACAGACGATCGAAATCCTCTCTGCGGCAACGTCTTTTT TTCGCGCGGGACAGGCACCCGCGACACCATTAGTGTGTGAGTTCATCGCCGAGCACAGGGCACGGTTTCCGATCGCGGCGATGTGCCGGGCGCTGACCGGGCGCGGGGTGAAGATTTCCCCGCGCACCTTCCATGCCTGGGCGAAACGTGCGCCGTCGAAGCGGGCGTTGTGGGACACCACGGTCACCGAGATCCTCGCGGGCTATTACGAGCCCGACGAGAACGGCAAACGTAAGCCGGAATGCCTGTACGGGGCGGAGAAGATGTGGGCGCATCTGCGACGCGAAGGGATCCCGGTCGCTCGGTGCACGGTGGAACGGTTGATGCGGGCCAATGGGTGGCGAGGTGTGGTGCGGCGCAAGCGGATTCGCACTACCGAGGCTGATCCGGCTGCCTCGCGGGCGGTGGATCTGGTGGATCGGCAGTTCCGGGTGCCGGCACCGAATCTGCTGGTCGTGGCCGATTTCACCTATGTGCGGTTGGTGACCGGCGCATTCGTGTACACGGCGTTCGTGATCGACGCCTATGCGGGCCGGATTCTGGGCTGGGAATGCTCGACCAGCAAACTGACCGCGTTCGTGGAATCGGCGATCCGACAAGCGGCCGCGCTGCGGGTCCGTGAAGGGCATCCGCTGATCGATGCAATCCATCACTCGGATGCGGGAAGTCAGTACACATCAGTGAAATTCGGTGAGACACTGATGCTTTCAGGACTCAAGCCGTCGATCGGGTCGGTTGGGGATGCTTTCGACAATGCCCTCGCCGAGACCACGATCGGGCTCTATAAGACCGAGGCGGTCCGGGATGATTCCCCGTTCCGGCGTGGCCCGTTGCACCGCCTGGCGGATGTCGAGCAACTCACCCATGAGTGGGTCAGCTGGTTCAACGAGTCCCGGCTGATGCACCGACTCGGCCGCAAACCGCCGACCGAGTACGAGGACGACTACTATGCCGCTCTGACCGAACAACCGGTCGGAGACAGATAA
- a CDS encoding lipase family alpha/beta hydrolase: MHRICSRISLSLIATAALICTAGTASAEPEQLPVNYSVAQWFADTNSATPPFTPPGGNDWTCVPTAAHPEPVVLVHGITGNGAGWPAMSPLLHNNGYCVYSVTYGIYPGQSGPIAGMGGLEPIPQSSKELRDFVDRVLQQTGAEKVNLLTWSEGTLVAANYLLFDGGDKVVDQSFNLVPIWAGTHAADPIVNAAYGLNVAPETFAALRPVCQGCVDMLPVSDFIHNLQAAGVYAPNVHYTNLATRADTEVVPYTSGLREAPNATNIVLQDVCPVNMAGHNSVSVDPTVAALVLNTFGTPTEIPCAPSPSPYI; the protein is encoded by the coding sequence TTGCATCGAATCTGTAGTCGTATCAGTCTTTCCCTGATCGCCACCGCGGCGCTGATCTGCACCGCGGGCACGGCCTCGGCCGAACCGGAGCAACTCCCCGTCAACTATTCGGTCGCGCAATGGTTCGCCGACACCAATAGCGCTACACCGCCCTTCACCCCGCCCGGCGGCAACGACTGGACCTGTGTCCCCACCGCCGCCCACCCCGAGCCGGTGGTCCTGGTCCACGGCATCACCGGCAACGGCGCGGGCTGGCCCGCCATGTCCCCCCTGCTACACAACAACGGCTACTGCGTGTACTCCGTCACCTACGGCATCTACCCCGGCCAATCCGGCCCCATTGCCGGAATGGGTGGCCTGGAACCAATACCACAGTCCAGCAAGGAATTACGCGATTTCGTCGACCGGGTCCTGCAACAGACCGGTGCCGAGAAGGTCAACCTCCTCACCTGGTCCGAAGGCACCCTGGTAGCCGCCAACTACCTGTTGTTCGACGGCGGCGACAAGGTAGTGGACCAATCCTTCAACCTGGTCCCCATCTGGGCAGGCACCCACGCCGCCGACCCCATCGTCAACGCCGCCTACGGCCTCAACGTAGCCCCCGAAACCTTCGCCGCCCTCCGCCCCGTCTGCCAGGGCTGCGTAGACATGCTCCCCGTCTCCGACTTCATCCACAACCTCCAAGCCGCCGGCGTCTACGCCCCAAACGTCCACTACACCAACCTCGCAACCCGAGCCGACACCGAAGTAGTCCCCTACACCAGCGGCCTCCGCGAAGCCCCCAACGCGACAAACATCGTCCTGCAAGACGTCTGCCCGGTAAACATGGCCGGCCACAACAGCGTCTCGGTAGACCCGACGGTCGCCGCCCTCGTACTCAACACCTTCGGTACCCCCACCGAAATCCCCTGCGCCCCCAGCCCGTCGCCGTACATCTGA